The following proteins are co-located in the Pyrobaculum calidifontis JCM 11548 genome:
- a CDS encoding ATP-binding protein, which translates to MVGECGFVSRQFPTVVSLEEAKVSVLLSCDVGVGAFLVAEDKGRRWLGRVAEVKMADLYAVANTPVLSPEQELAVGLRLGPKIAVLELVAECGGSACGAPATPVPVHAPVRRPKPGEVGEMLGLPRDGVELGALALPTGEEVPGEVVRLPLDALRHHLLVVGTTGSGKTVFVKELALQLAQAGHRVVALDAVGHFYHLAYNGLTVNVILPTTARLMRRGPRAVVRRAVAKAAWGRRARYKARLYKRGDVFTRAEVEVESPAGRARMRVYPWALESRDILRHLPRAVSILSQQAKMFYKRVLQEAWRKGAPRDAAGLFQFLTSPTGEAGRRPAIMYEAIGASLGLHVSTMENIVRALLSVIETGLVDVRGEARVVEPDYREALSGYAVVDISALGVGQQRLVVYRVLDAVYQLARPITAVLVDEAHLFFPQTRSEDEQAFLEALLTKLTRLGRARGVAVVFATHTPDDLNDVVLQLANTKAVLRSDTKVLEKLSVPPSERRFIALAERGVAYLWSYAYRVPVYVKVKKRAAHFG; encoded by the coding sequence GTGGTTGGGGAGTGTGGGTTTGTGTCTAGGCAGTTTCCCACGGTGGTGTCGCTCGAGGAGGCGAAGGTGAGCGTCCTCTTGAGCTGCGACGTGGGGGTGGGGGCCTTCCTCGTGGCGGAGGACAAGGGGAGGAGGTGGCTGGGGAGAGTGGCCGAGGTAAAGATGGCCGACCTCTACGCCGTGGCCAACACCCCCGTGCTCTCCCCCGAGCAGGAGCTGGCGGTTGGCCTCAGGCTGGGGCCAAAGATCGCCGTGCTGGAGCTGGTGGCGGAGTGCGGCGGCTCCGCCTGCGGCGCCCCGGCGACCCCCGTCCCAGTCCACGCCCCAGTGAGGAGGCCCAAGCCAGGCGAGGTGGGGGAAATGCTCGGCCTCCCCCGCGACGGCGTCGAGCTGGGGGCCCTGGCACTCCCCACGGGAGAGGAGGTGCCGGGGGAGGTTGTCAGACTGCCCCTAGACGCGTTGAGGCACCACCTCCTCGTGGTGGGGACAACCGGCAGCGGGAAGACCGTCTTCGTGAAAGAGCTGGCGCTCCAGCTGGCCCAGGCGGGGCACCGCGTCGTGGCGCTAGACGCAGTGGGCCACTTCTACCACCTGGCCTACAACGGCCTCACAGTGAACGTTATACTGCCCACCACGGCCAGGCTCATGAGGAGGGGCCCCCGGGCGGTGGTGAGGAGAGCTGTGGCAAAGGCGGCGTGGGGGAGGAGGGCCAGGTACAAGGCCAGGCTGTACAAGAGAGGCGACGTCTTCACAAGGGCGGAGGTGGAAGTGGAGTCCCCCGCCGGGAGGGCCAGGATGCGGGTCTACCCCTGGGCCCTAGAGAGCAGAGACATACTCCGCCACCTCCCCAGGGCAGTGAGCATACTCTCCCAACAGGCCAAGATGTTCTACAAGAGGGTCCTCCAAGAGGCTTGGAGGAAGGGGGCACCAAGAGACGCGGCGGGCCTCTTCCAATTTCTCACAAGCCCCACCGGCGAGGCGGGGAGGCGGCCGGCCATAATGTACGAGGCCATCGGCGCGTCCCTGGGACTCCACGTCAGCACCATGGAAAACATAGTGAGGGCACTCCTCTCAGTCATAGAGACGGGGCTAGTGGACGTGCGGGGAGAGGCCAGAGTCGTAGAGCCGGACTACCGGGAGGCCCTCTCCGGCTACGCCGTGGTGGACATCTCGGCCCTGGGCGTGGGCCAGCAGAGGCTGGTGGTGTACAGGGTGCTAGACGCAGTCTACCAACTGGCGAGGCCCATAACCGCCGTTCTGGTAGACGAGGCGCACCTCTTCTTCCCCCAGACCAGGAGCGAAGACGAGCAAGCCTTCCTAGAGGCCCTCTTGACCAAGCTCACCAGGCTCGGCAGGGCGAGAGGGGTGGCTGTGGTCTTCGCCACCCACACCCCCGACGACTTAAACGACGTAGTCCTCCAACTCGCCAACACCAAGGCCGTGCTGAGAAGCGACACGAAGGTCCTAGAAAAGCTCTCCGTGCCCCCCTCAGAGAGGAGGTTCATAGCCCTCGCAGAGAGGGGAGTGGCATACCTCTGGAGCTACGCCTACAGAGTACCCGTCTACGTCAAGGTAAAGAAGAGAGCCGCCCACTTCGGATAA
- the cmr1 gene encoding type III-B CRISPR module RAMP protein Cmr1 — protein MRAEFEVTIATPLSAGWYDPALVDRNFYIRPTEIKGVWRWWARAFAAGALYEAGCTGPDFLRRVHEIVAERLGLGSTKAASRYDLTVEVLERPRVVDSSRENLQRFRLLNLGRRKGRPAVEYAIGGRFKIILEGDADIQLVASILAVALTLSGIGKGGRKALGSLDIIRVSGAAPRRPLNEIINEIRRQISVQRCGPPRELPKISAVSNEVFEVYKVNVDFHHLHNMFLRSERARMAKLYYAAPDPLNQKAWFLGLPREQKGTGYHINDIEVKRRASPIFVAWHSIQHVFGGGGYISIFLSQDWPTQLTWVGESGRKLIQINEQTLRDAKSAFLALLNQFGWKPQRVWP, from the coding sequence ATGAGAGCTGAATTCGAGGTAACGATAGCGACCCCCCTCTCCGCGGGCTGGTACGACCCCGCCCTAGTGGACAGAAACTTCTACATCCGCCCCACGGAGATCAAAGGAGTGTGGCGGTGGTGGGCTAGGGCCTTCGCCGCCGGCGCCCTGTACGAGGCGGGTTGCACAGGCCCAGACTTCCTCAGGCGGGTACACGAAATTGTGGCAGAGAGACTTGGCCTAGGCTCCACCAAAGCCGCCTCGCGGTACGACCTCACAGTGGAGGTGCTGGAGAGGCCCAGAGTAGTCGACAGCTCGAGGGAAAATCTCCAGCGATTTAGGCTATTGAATCTTGGCAGAAGAAAGGGAAGACCTGCAGTTGAATATGCGATTGGTGGGAGATTCAAAATAATTCTAGAGGGTGACGCTGATATCCAATTAGTTGCATCCATATTAGCAGTAGCTCTAACCCTCTCGGGCATAGGCAAGGGAGGCCGTAAAGCACTTGGGTCTCTTGATATTATCAGAGTCTCTGGGGCCGCACCCCGACGCCCGCTAAATGAAATAATAAACGAGATAAGACGACAAATATCAGTACAACGATGTGGGCCTCCTAGGGAACTCCCCAAGATTTCTGCTGTGTCGAATGAGGTATTTGAAGTATACAAAGTGAACGTGGACTTCCATCATCTTCATAATATGTTCCTAAGATCAGAAAGAGCTAGAATGGCAAAGTTGTACTACGCCGCACCAGACCCGCTTAATCAAAAGGCATGGTTCCTTGGCCTACCAAGAGAGCAGAAGGGCACAGGCTATCATATCAACGACATAGAGGTGAAGAGAAGGGCTTCGCCTATCTTTGTTGCGTGGCATTCCATCCAGCATGTATTCGGAGGCGGAGGCTATATTTCCATATTTCTCTCGCAAGATTGGCCTACTCAACTTACTTGGGTAGGAGAGAGCGGTAGAAAACTAATTCAGATAAATGAACAAACGCTCCGAGATGCCAAGTCGGCCTTCCTTGCTCTCTTAAACCAATTCGGGTGGAAGCCGCAGAGGGTATGGCCCTAG
- a CDS encoding type III-B CRISPR-associated protein Cas10/Cmr2 has product MNWFLKSFALLHDPPHKALWFEDADYRVYDKNSHEEEAAKLFDEIFKGMGFGGVPGSEESAAVAEADRLAASFDRWALPPSPGNYWVKAKYMINPFGRERREIKKPTPQEFRERLGKFVGEVRRVLEAAKGDERWLYFAFYAAYELAWIKAGLPTLPADTRVPTHSIFDHLYATASMLNWTRGGGCLMVVDLPGIQSILKSARKAGDYRAGSLLVSLVAWRVAWRFMERHGPDILLSPTPRFNPLFYAQLDRRVKGVWGLYAGAMSYYVGKKFGVSQQLPVDEWLHGLIRRSSLFPGTLYLALPECKGEDEAYSYFDEVLKEVLEAARGGEAPNLPFDLGGLDDGVKRVVEAGLKGLESVRYLPIRVAVAYVEEGLRNLEKWTTERFGIDDEVKKLLGGDLRRFLFARLLEMVNERKRRALPKYPSWFDKEGRPRFSQTYKGTWMHSSLDPSQPAVVKFGGVFKDGNLTYDDETHSWLKSLGIEEKKDANLTKVFKPKEALGPVDLIKRALYLRSAKRAGIDSVEVVALNYYYLKHYFDSERCREIKGLVERVLDGEDVEDVFGSSEAADRRLAECKGAGEEPWTPGLEYVVIRADGDNVGKLLRGCLPKEPQMPQDVEVVRDREQFEKDMKHALRVLGAMRETAKHICGGGYLVVPSPAYYAAVSAALMVTAIGDAAIVEKSQGELVFAGGDDLLAFSAKPPSFDIVKETRENYWGEGGFHSLSESYFLPALTAYGRSYSLRVAHAVTDMMSVEVDKAAELLDEAKDRVPGKDALAISTSTGHVGFTKVSAVGSVKAIAEAYARRTLGRNLPYDVEAWGEAAEVEYVLRYLVGRNTDKKELADKVVEAACYVDGRGEKWKNAVELLKALRAWI; this is encoded by the coding sequence GTGAACTGGTTTTTAAAATCATTTGCACTACTCCACGACCCGCCGCACAAGGCCCTGTGGTTCGAGGACGCGGACTACCGGGTCTACGACAAAAACAGCCACGAAGAGGAGGCCGCGAAGCTCTTCGACGAAATTTTCAAGGGCATGGGCTTCGGCGGAGTTCCAGGGAGCGAAGAGAGCGCGGCCGTGGCCGAGGCCGACCGCCTCGCCGCGTCTTTTGACCGGTGGGCCCTCCCCCCGAGCCCGGGCAACTACTGGGTGAAGGCCAAGTACATGATAAACCCCTTTGGCCGAGAGCGGAGAGAAATCAAGAAGCCGACCCCCCAGGAGTTTAGGGAGAGGCTGGGGAAGTTCGTGGGGGAGGTGAGGAGGGTGCTGGAGGCGGCGAAGGGCGACGAGAGGTGGCTCTACTTCGCATTCTACGCCGCGTACGAGCTGGCGTGGATTAAGGCCGGCCTGCCCACGCTACCGGCGGACACAAGAGTCCCCACCCACTCCATCTTCGACCACCTCTACGCCACCGCCTCTATGTTGAACTGGACGAGGGGCGGGGGGTGCCTAATGGTGGTAGATCTGCCGGGCATCCAGTCTATCTTGAAGTCTGCGCGTAAGGCTGGGGACTACCGCGCCGGGAGCCTCCTAGTCTCCCTCGTGGCCTGGCGCGTCGCGTGGCGGTTTATGGAGAGACACGGGCCCGACATCCTGCTCTCCCCAACGCCGCGCTTCAACCCGCTCTTCTACGCCCAGCTCGACAGAAGGGTAAAGGGAGTGTGGGGGCTATACGCCGGGGCCATGTCCTACTACGTGGGAAAGAAGTTCGGCGTAAGCCAGCAATTGCCAGTGGACGAATGGCTCCACGGGTTGATTAGAAGGTCGTCGCTGTTCCCCGGCACTCTCTACCTCGCCCTGCCGGAGTGCAAGGGGGAAGACGAGGCCTACTCCTACTTCGACGAGGTTTTAAAAGAGGTGTTGGAGGCCGCTAGGGGAGGGGAGGCGCCAAACCTCCCCTTTGACCTAGGGGGGCTAGATGATGGCGTAAAGAGGGTCGTGGAGGCGGGGCTCAAGGGCCTGGAGTCGGTACGTTATCTCCCCATCAGAGTCGCAGTTGCGTATGTGGAAGAGGGTCTGAGAAATCTCGAGAAGTGGACGACGGAGAGGTTCGGCATAGACGATGAGGTGAAGAAGCTACTAGGCGGGGACTTAAGGAGGTTTCTCTTTGCCAGGCTGTTGGAGATGGTCAACGAGAGAAAGAGGAGGGCCCTGCCGAAGTACCCCAGCTGGTTCGACAAGGAGGGTCGGCCGAGGTTCTCTCAGACCTATAAGGGAACTTGGATGCACAGTAGCCTTGACCCAAGCCAGCCCGCCGTGGTGAAATTCGGCGGCGTGTTTAAAGACGGCAATTTGACATACGACGACGAGACACATAGCTGGCTCAAGTCGCTGGGAATTGAAGAGAAAAAAGACGCAAACTTGACTAAGGTGTTTAAGCCGAAGGAGGCGCTGGGCCCCGTGGACCTGATAAAGAGGGCGCTCTACCTCAGATCTGCCAAGAGAGCTGGCATTGACTCTGTGGAAGTGGTAGCGCTCAACTACTACTACCTTAAGCATTATTTCGACAGTGAAAGGTGTCGAGAGATCAAGGGGCTTGTGGAGAGAGTCTTAGACGGTGAAGATGTTGAGGACGTCTTCGGCTCCTCCGAGGCGGCGGATAGGCGGCTGGCCGAGTGTAAGGGGGCTGGAGAAGAGCCTTGGACGCCGGGGCTTGAGTACGTCGTTATTAGGGCAGATGGGGACAACGTGGGCAAGCTTCTCAGGGGGTGTCTGCCTAAGGAGCCGCAGATGCCCCAAGACGTGGAAGTCGTGAGAGACAGGGAACAGTTTGAAAAAGATATGAAGCACGCGTTGAGAGTTCTTGGAGCTATGCGCGAGACCGCGAAGCACATCTGCGGTGGGGGCTACCTAGTTGTTCCAAGCCCGGCCTACTACGCCGCTGTTTCTGCGGCGCTTATGGTCACAGCCATAGGCGACGCCGCCATTGTGGAAAAAAGCCAGGGAGAGCTGGTCTTCGCCGGGGGCGACGACTTGCTGGCCTTCTCGGCTAAGCCCCCCTCGTTTGACATTGTAAAGGAGACTAGAGAGAACTACTGGGGGGAGGGGGGCTTCCACTCGTTGTCGGAGAGCTACTTCCTCCCCGCCCTCACCGCATATGGCAGAAGCTACTCGCTTAGGGTTGCCCACGCGGTGACAGACATGATGTCTGTGGAGGTGGACAAGGCGGCTGAGTTGCTCGACGAGGCGAAGGATAGGGTGCCGGGCAAAGACGCCTTGGCTATCTCCACCTCTACGGGCCACGTGGGGTTTACCAAGGTGAGCGCGGTGGGGAGCGTTAAGGCAATCGCCGAGGCCTACGCCAGGAGGACTCTCGGCAGAAATCTGCCCTACGACGTCGAGGCGTGGGGAGAGGCGGCGGAGGTGGAGTACGTCCTGCGGTACTTGGTAGGCAGAAACACGGACAAGAAGGAGCTCGCCGACAAGGTGGTGGAGGCGGCGTGCTACGTAGATGGGCGCGGGGAGAAGTGGAAGAACGCCGTCGAGCTACTGAAGGCTCTTAGGGCGTGGATATGA
- the cmr5 gene encoding type III-B CRISPR module-associated protein Cmr5 — MVDWLEKAIKCVELVERHCDNEAKKAFRTRARQMPSELYYVGAPYALAILAARSSERHIFTGKSLEESIAAVCKASELGNEDKGYAVYGLCLVDALQELGIRAESLTSTLRELNKLRGVAEARLAEFVDWVKKLAEAKFELVKHES, encoded by the coding sequence ATGGTAGACTGGCTAGAAAAGGCAATCAAGTGCGTAGAGCTTGTAGAGAGGCACTGCGACAATGAGGCAAAAAAGGCGTTTCGGACTAGGGCACGGCAGATGCCCTCTGAGCTCTACTACGTCGGGGCCCCCTACGCCTTGGCCATCCTAGCGGCTAGGTCCAGCGAGAGGCACATTTTCACAGGCAAGAGCCTGGAGGAGTCCATAGCGGCAGTATGCAAGGCGTCGGAATTGGGCAATGAGGATAAGGGGTACGCCGTCTACGGCCTCTGCCTTGTGGATGCGTTGCAGGAGCTGGGGATAAGGGCCGAGAGCCTCACTTCTACCCTCAGAGAGTTGAACAAGCTTAGAGGCGTGGCCGAGGCCCGCCTAGCCGAGTTCGTAGACTGGGTCAAAAAACTCGCCGAGGCGAAGTTCGAGCTTGTCAAGCATGAGAGCTGA
- a CDS encoding AAA family ATPase — translation MKLKVQNLKHITEAVLEGDRIILYGPNGGGKSTLIHTVALILGAALGVKAHDENIINQGDFHDDTYVRFEDFDVFEIRQRKLWWRGRAYPLTEPLKVADFSLWHITESYFAIYGRVPQCLGDPIEGVPSGVIGYSYFDIRVLCPAAAEASEDLFKIYYNVAEIGLDGATTWTTLSRLSYGQRRAIVILAALELGGYVLIENLESGLHLDLLVYVLNAASVSKGKVIAETHSGLALKLAVKYGIQPYYVERSVEKITNFDIKLFKREAEVFSSLI, via the coding sequence ATGAAACTCAAAGTGCAAAACCTTAAGCACATTACCGAGGCTGTGCTGGAAGGCGACAGAATCATCTTATATGGTCCTAATGGCGGGGGCAAGTCCACGCTGATACACACTGTGGCCCTAATCCTTGGGGCCGCTCTCGGAGTAAAGGCCCACGACGAAAATATTATAAACCAAGGGGACTTCCACGACGACACATACGTGAGGTTTGAAGATTTCGACGTGTTTGAGATCAGACAACGTAAGCTGTGGTGGAGGGGGAGAGCCTACCCCCTCACGGAGCCCCTTAAAGTCGCAGACTTCTCTCTATGGCATATAACCGAGTCCTATTTCGCCATATACGGTAGAGTTCCGCAGTGCTTGGGCGACCCCATTGAGGGAGTTCCCTCGGGCGTCATAGGATACAGCTACTTTGATATAAGAGTGCTTTGTCCAGCGGCAGCTGAAGCCTCGGAAGACCTTTTTAAAATCTACTACAATGTGGCCGAGATAGGACTCGACGGAGCGACGACGTGGACTACGCTGTCCCGCCTCTCCTACGGCCAGAGGAGGGCCATCGTTATCCTCGCCGCCCTCGAGCTCGGCGGTTATGTCTTAATTGAAAACTTGGAGTCCGGTCTCCACCTCGATTTACTAGTGTATGTGCTTAACGCCGCCTCGGTTTCAAAGGGCAAAGTTATTGCAGAGACCCACAGCGGATTAGCCCTTAAGCTAGCTGTAAAATACGGTATACAGCCATACTACGTTGAAAGAAGCGTAGAGAAGATAACAAACTTTGACATCAAGTTATTTAAGCGTGAAGCAGAAGTTTTTTCATCCTTAATATGA
- the cmr4 gene encoding type III-B CRISPR module RAMP protein Cmr4 yields the protein MNGKLMWILSLTSLHPGVGRSEEAQVDLPVQRDEFGLPTIWASSLKGAIRSRIEKTLFNNGVCVGDKGECATFLAAFGPRPDAAHEHASGVVFLDAKLVAIPARSLRGVWLWATSPMLLNFVKLYAKALGVDVQLPQPPAVKEGQVALTSGDYAIDGKLAVINEMEFEVATTQAPPLNLPPIKAATQIVGTRGVAYLHDNDLLQVVKRSLLVQYRVRLNEKKTVETGPWSEEYIPPFTVFASGIYCARKPDKVKVKLPKKEGQDQHPVEEVDVKGDLCQYVAGKASGVFWLGGKETVGKGLAEVIW from the coding sequence ATGAACGGCAAATTGATGTGGATACTGTCGCTCACCTCTCTACACCCAGGCGTGGGTAGGAGCGAGGAGGCCCAGGTGGACCTCCCCGTCCAGCGGGACGAGTTCGGCCTGCCCACAATATGGGCGTCGTCCCTCAAGGGCGCCATTAGGAGCCGGATAGAGAAGACGCTCTTCAACAACGGGGTCTGCGTCGGCGACAAAGGCGAGTGCGCCACCTTCCTCGCCGCCTTTGGCCCACGCCCCGACGCCGCCCACGAACACGCCTCGGGCGTCGTCTTCCTAGACGCAAAACTCGTGGCAATCCCCGCCAGGTCGCTGAGGGGGGTATGGCTGTGGGCCACCTCCCCCATGTTGCTGAACTTCGTGAAGCTCTACGCAAAGGCCCTAGGCGTCGATGTACAACTGCCGCAGCCCCCCGCCGTGAAGGAGGGCCAAGTAGCGCTCACAAGCGGCGACTACGCCATAGACGGCAAACTCGCGGTAATAAACGAGATGGAGTTCGAAGTCGCCACAACCCAAGCCCCACCCCTCAACCTACCGCCCATCAAGGCCGCAACCCAGATAGTGGGGACGCGAGGCGTGGCGTACCTCCACGACAACGACCTCCTACAGGTAGTGAAGAGGAGCCTCCTCGTCCAATACCGCGTTAGGCTAAACGAGAAAAAGACAGTAGAGACTGGGCCATGGAGCGAGGAGTACATACCACCATTCACAGTCTTCGCCTCAGGCATATACTGCGCCAGAAAGCCAGACAAGGTAAAGGTAAAACTCCCCAAGAAAGAGGGGCAAGATCAACACCCAGTGGAGGAGGTCGACGTGAAGGGAGACCTCTGCCAGTACGTGGCTGGGAAGGCCAGCGGCGTCTTCTGGCTCGGCGGAAAGGAGACTGTGGGAAAGGGCCTGGCGGAGGTGATATGGTAG
- the cmr6 gene encoding type III-B CRISPR module RAMP protein Cmr6 produces the protein MALACLRPGYNIYSCVVRHIISAYEGPGSPKFTELSNQITVELKDVKIDTAPISAYLMYLEEKLKGGSLVARIEAEVTTPLVVHVRNPYMPLEIGLAWHPYFNAPYIPATTIKGALRAYSPPQICGRPAAEVFGTVGDQGALIVTDALPITPDVLGADVITPHYKEPDQVEEHKVRPIPIVFPVVKPGARFAFHIASTELEQRCLSEIWPAIDRAFAKGIGAKTKIGYSRLKKL, from the coding sequence ATGGCCCTAGCCTGCCTCAGACCGGGCTACAACATCTACAGTTGCGTAGTGAGGCACATCATCAGCGCTTACGAGGGCCCCGGGTCTCCAAAGTTCACAGAACTAAGTAATCAAATTACAGTTGAGCTAAAGGATGTGAAAATTGACACGGCCCCCATCTCCGCCTACCTGATGTACCTAGAGGAGAAGCTCAAGGGAGGCTCCCTCGTGGCGCGGATAGAGGCAGAGGTGACCACCCCCCTCGTCGTCCACGTGAGAAACCCCTACATGCCCCTGGAGATAGGCCTGGCGTGGCACCCCTACTTCAACGCCCCCTACATCCCCGCCACCACCATAAAGGGAGCCCTCAGGGCGTACTCCCCGCCCCAGATCTGCGGAAGGCCGGCCGCAGAGGTCTTTGGCACAGTAGGCGACCAAGGCGCACTAATAGTGACAGACGCCCTCCCCATAACCCCAGACGTGTTGGGCGCCGACGTGATAACCCCCCACTACAAAGAGCCAGACCAGGTAGAAGAACACAAGGTGAGACCGATCCCCATAGTCTTCCCCGTGGTAAAGCCCGGCGCGAGATTCGCCTTCCACATAGCCTCCACAGAGCTAGAACAGCGGTGCCTCTCCGAGATATGGCCAGCCATAGACAGAGCCTTCGCAAAAGGCATAGGAGCAAAGACAAAGATAGGCTATAGCAGACTCAAAAAACTATAA
- a CDS encoding type III-B CRISPR module-associated Cmr3 family protein, whose product MRAVRIRPLGPTHYGTRPLSTPGTVTRDDVWIVPQPSTLLGALGYLAGVKIDCPGKGPEGALAALREVAKALGVRRVWGPLAVVRRGSEVLVGAAAEGWIKTHMWAPRERGEAAGGVPVAKFSRIGLMLTEHKTAAQGYLYRATYYAPVEAVYFIDADVVPTGLVRLGGEGRLAAVEADPELRPDPYLPPKSGAAVLLTPLLMPEGELPSCIRAVRGLEQPGEEPKVKVVQWGLGFSEVCRERRPMYPALPPGTEVEVENCDQSQFFLGELGYGALARLP is encoded by the coding sequence ATGAGGGCGGTTAGAATTAGGCCTCTGGGTCCAACTCACTACGGCACTAGGCCGCTGTCTACGCCGGGGACGGTGACGAGAGACGACGTGTGGATAGTGCCGCAGCCCTCCACGTTGCTGGGCGCCTTAGGGTATCTCGCTGGCGTGAAGATAGACTGCCCGGGGAAGGGGCCGGAGGGCGCGCTTGCGGCGCTTAGGGAGGTGGCTAAGGCGCTTGGGGTGAGGAGGGTGTGGGGGCCCCTCGCCGTGGTGCGTAGGGGTTCCGAAGTGCTGGTGGGCGCGGCGGCTGAGGGCTGGATTAAGACGCACATGTGGGCGCCTAGAGAGCGCGGTGAGGCGGCGGGGGGTGTGCCGGTGGCAAAGTTCTCGAGAATAGGTCTCATGTTGACTGAGCATAAGACGGCGGCGCAGGGCTACCTCTACAGGGCAACCTACTACGCCCCGGTGGAGGCCGTCTACTTCATAGACGCCGACGTGGTGCCCACGGGCCTGGTGAGGCTAGGCGGAGAGGGCCGGCTGGCCGCGGTGGAGGCGGACCCAGAGCTGAGGCCCGACCCCTACCTGCCGCCCAAGAGCGGCGCCGCCGTGTTGCTCACGCCCCTCCTCATGCCAGAGGGAGAGTTGCCCAGTTGCATAAGGGCTGTGAGAGGCTTAGAACAGCCGGGAGAGGAGCCGAAGGTGAAAGTGGTGCAGTGGGGTCTCGGCTTCAGCGAGGTGTGCAGAGAGAGGAGGCCCATGTACCCCGCCCTGCCACCTGGCACTGAGGTAGAGGTGGAGAACTGCGACCAGTCCCAGTTCTTCCTAGGCGAGC
- a CDS encoding DNA double-strand break repair nuclease NurA — MDEVFELVEVLRWAGEAAGEVSPPGGVGEWEGGEWGVVEECGYYEVGFEWGPPPGDVHGLDSHTVVVDFGGVSVIVATGALVGRVSGVVPGLPARWLGVRFNFLLEGGLPVGSRLYWRSAFLDRAFDASFDLEAARDEVRLHVEGVLAGAWDGGGTLIVDGPVFRAAAAAERGGVYGELYRRFIEERVRAFGGRRVVGVVKRLDRSYYLARCVGVGANDEVAALRLLEGRVGFVGPVVVRVGGFVKWMYYVAVPSGRGVRVVRVEALEEGLAAEAARWVASLCDPFGVPVPVAVADKIARRLNASIVKMIYAASPVEPTYRGLEAVLEAFRS, encoded by the coding sequence GTGGATGAGGTTTTTGAGTTGGTGGAGGTTTTGAGGTGGGCGGGGGAGGCGGCTGGTGAGGTTTCGCCGCCTGGGGGTGTGGGGGAGTGGGAGGGGGGTGAGTGGGGTGTGGTGGAGGAGTGTGGGTACTACGAGGTGGGGTTTGAGTGGGGGCCTCCTCCTGGGGATGTGCATGGGCTTGATAGCCACACTGTGGTGGTGGATTTTGGTGGGGTTTCTGTCATCGTGGCGACTGGGGCGCTGGTGGGGAGGGTTTCGGGGGTTGTGCCTGGCCTGCCGGCGAGGTGGCTTGGGGTTAGGTTTAACTTTTTGCTGGAGGGGGGCCTGCCTGTGGGTTCTCGGCTTTATTGGCGCTCCGCATTTTTGGACAGGGCTTTTGACGCGTCTTTTGACTTGGAGGCGGCGCGTGACGAGGTTAGGCTTCACGTGGAGGGGGTGCTGGCGGGGGCTTGGGATGGTGGTGGGACCCTCATTGTGGACGGCCCGGTGTTTAGGGCGGCGGCTGCGGCGGAGAGGGGTGGGGTCTATGGGGAGCTGTACCGGCGGTTTATTGAGGAGAGGGTGAGGGCTTTTGGGGGGAGGAGGGTTGTGGGGGTGGTGAAGAGGCTTGACCGCTCTTATTACCTGGCGAGGTGCGTGGGGGTGGGGGCTAACGACGAGGTGGCGGCTTTGAGGCTTTTGGAGGGGAGGGTGGGGTTTGTGGGGCCTGTCGTTGTTCGGGTTGGGGGGTTTGTGAAGTGGATGTACTACGTGGCTGTGCCTAGTGGGCGGGGGGTTAGGGTGGTGAGGGTGGAGGCGCTTGAGGAGGGGCTGGCGGCTGAGGCGGCTCGGTGGGTTGCGTCGCTGTGTGACCCGTTTGGGGTGCCGGTGCCCGTGGCGGTGGCGGACAAGATCGCTAGGCGCCTGAACGCGTCTATTGTCAAAATGATCTACGCGGCGTCCCCCGTGGAGCCGACGTATAGGGGGCTTGAGGCTGTGCTTGAGGCGTTTAGGTCGTGA